In a genomic window of Streptococcus oralis:
- a CDS encoding beta-N-acetylhexosaminidase, producing the protein MVVFTGLSPKQTQAIDLLTKHISLPDVEVAVAQSDQTSISIIGQGGHYQLTYRKPHQLYRALSVLATALVEGDKVAIEEQAAYEDLAYMADCSRNAVLNVASAKQMIEVLALMGYSTFELYMEDTYQIEGQPYFGYFRGAYSAEELQEIEAYVQQFDMTFVPCIQTLAHLSAFVKWGVKEVQELRDVEDILLIGEEKVYDLVDGMFATLSKLQTRKVNIGMDEAHLVGLGRYLILNGVVDRSLLMCQHLERVLDIADKYGFHCQMWSDMFFKLMSADGQYDRDVEIPEETHVYLDRLKDRVTLVYWDYYQDSEEKYNRNFRNHHKISQDLAFAGGAWKWIGFTPNNHFSRLIAVEANKACRANDIKEVIVTGWGDNGGETAQFSILPSLQIWAELSYRNDIDRLSAHFKTNTGLSVEDFMQIDLANLLPNLPGNLSGINPNRYVFYQDVLCPILDRHMTPEQDKPHFAQAAETLVAIKEKAGNYAYLFETQAQLNAILSSKVDVGRRIREAYKAGDKVSLQQIAMQELPKLRSEIENFHALFSHQWLKENKVFGLDTVDIRMGGLLQRIKRAESRIEAYLAGQIDRIEELEVEILPFNDFYGDKDFAATTANQWHTIATASTIYTT; encoded by the coding sequence ATGGTAGTTTTTACAGGACTTAGTCCTAAACAAACTCAGGCAATCGACTTGCTGACAAAACATATCTCTTTACCAGATGTGGAAGTTGCAGTCGCTCAGTCTGACCAAACGTCTATCTCGATTATAGGTCAAGGTGGACACTATCAACTAACCTATCGCAAACCTCACCAACTCTACCGCGCCTTGTCAGTGCTAGCAACAGCTCTAGTAGAAGGTGATAAGGTAGCGATTGAGGAGCAGGCGGCTTATGAAGATTTAGCCTACATGGCAGACTGTTCTCGCAATGCAGTTTTGAATGTGGCTTCTGCCAAGCAGATGATTGAAGTCTTGGCTCTCATGGGTTACTCAACCTTTGAACTTTACATGGAAGACACCTATCAGATTGAGGGGCAACCTTACTTTGGTTACTTCCGTGGCGCCTATTCAGCAGAGGAGTTGCAGGAAATCGAAGCCTATGTCCAGCAGTTTGATATGACCTTTGTGCCTTGCATCCAGACCTTGGCCCACTTGTCAGCCTTCGTCAAATGGGGTGTCAAAGAAGTGCAGGAACTTCGTGATGTGGAGGACATTCTCCTTATCGGCGAAGAAAAGGTGTATGACCTGGTTGATGGGATGTTTGCCACTCTATCTAAACTGCAGACACGCAAGGTCAATATCGGGATGGACGAAGCCCACTTGGTTGGTTTGGGACGCTACCTCATCTTGAATGGTGTTGTAGACCGTAGTCTTCTCATGTGTCAACACTTAGAGCGCGTGCTGGATATTGCTGACAAGTATGGTTTCCACTGCCAGATGTGGAGCGATATGTTCTTCAAACTCATGTCAGCGGATGGTCAGTACGACCGTGATGTGGAGATTCCAGAGGAAACGCATGTCTACCTAGACCGTCTAAAAGACCGTGTGACCTTGGTTTACTGGGATTATTATCAAGACAGCGAAGAAAAGTACAATCGCAATTTCCGCAACCACCACAAGATTAGCCAAGACCTTGCCTTTGCAGGCGGAGCTTGGAAGTGGATCGGTTTCACACCCAACAACCATTTCAGCCGTCTCATTGCTGTAGAAGCCAACAAAGCCTGCCGCGCCAATGATATCAAAGAAGTCATCGTGACGGGTTGGGGGGATAACGGTGGGGAAACTGCACAGTTCTCTATTCTGCCAAGCTTGCAAATCTGGGCAGAACTCAGCTACCGCAATGACATAGATCGTTTGTCTGCTCACTTTAAGACCAATACAGGTCTGTCAGTTGAGGACTTTATGCAGATTGACCTTGCCAATCTCTTGCCAAACTTGCCAGGTAATCTCAGTGGTATCAATCCCAACCGCTATGTCTTTTATCAGGATGTTCTCTGTCCGATTCTTGACAGACACATGACACCTGAGCAAGACAAACCGCACTTTGCTCAGGCAGCTGAGACGCTTGTTGCTATCAAAGAAAAAGCAGGAAATTATGCTTATCTCTTTGAAACTCAGGCTCAGTTGAATGCCATTTTAAGTAGCAAAGTCGATGTGGGACGACGCATTCGTGAAGCTTATAAAGCCGGTGACAAAGTCAGCTTACAGCAAATCGCCATGCAAGAATTACCAAAACTCAGAAGCGAGATTGAAAACTTCCATGCTCTCTTTAGCCACCAATGGTTGAAAGAAAATAAGGTCTTTGGCTTGGATACAGTCGATATCCGTATGGGCGGACTCTTACAAAGAATCAAGCGAGCAGAGAGTCGCATAGAGGCTTATCTGGCAGGTCAGATTGACCGCATCGAAGAATTAGAAGTTGAAATCCTTCCATTCAACGATTTTTATGGAGACAAGGATTTCGCAGCCACTACAGCCAACCAGTGGCATACTATTGCGACCGCATCGACGATTTATACGACTTAA